Part of the Henckelia pumila isolate YLH828 chromosome 2, ASM3356847v2, whole genome shotgun sequence genome is shown below.
ataaataataatattttcagcATCAAAAGTAGTATTTTATCATGAACGACCCAATTAAGGAACCGTCTCACAAAATGTACTAGTGATTCACTGGAAATCGTGTACTAGTGATTCACTGGAAATCGTGTTATTCAAAATATACTCGTCACAAGAAAAACACAGAAACGGCATTATTTGCACGTAAGAAGATGTCTGGttcatataaacatgaaatatcaATATAATCACTTGCACCGGTACAAGTGATTTTCTCAACGTTTTCGAATCAGTggaaaaaatgaaaaccaagaTAATATGGTGAAAGAGCGTGAAGAATGAGTGCCGCGTCAACAAATATAGAAATCCATGTGGCTCTTCgacaaaatttcataaaataaaacattgtTCATATTCGGCTACAAAATACCTTTGATAAAAACTCAACTAAAATTAGAGCAATGTGACTTGCCTGAGGTCGAGACTCTGGGGGATCATACCTGTGTGTGACAATACAATTCGActcacaataaaataaaataggacAAGAATAAAAGTCTCAGCGAATCGCCAAGCCCTGCACTGCTTGAGTGCCATCTTCAGTAATCTTGTTCGCTTGGATGGTAGTAATCACATTCGAAATGTTTccctggaaaaaaaaatttgacaaaCCAGTCACAAAACACGATGAAATATACAACAAATAAAACCGGTTTGATCCTAAAGAATGTGCATGCTCTCCGATTCAGCTATttatataatcaaatcaaactAGACATGCCAGACCGCAATCCTACCCGCCATGCTCCGAGCTTTGATCTAAGTGCTTGCCATTGCTGATGTCCAAAATCGCGTTCAATACAGCGGCTGCAATACAATAATACGACTTGTAGACGATTTTCATAGCAATTTAATATACACATCTAACAAGTATATTACATACCTCACGATGACTACTTGGTTCATTTGATCAATCCTGCAGTCCATCAATTTTGCTGTTATAGCCTTCACAACCCATAACTCGACCTCATTGCCTTCAATCTAAGAAGACCATGAAGCACAGAAATGAATAGAGATGTAAACTAGAAGTTATGCCCACAATTGGAAAGAAATGCATTACCTCCAGTGTGTCCTTAATCAATGTGTAAGGAACACGACCAGATTCAATCGTGCTAAGATCAACCAAGGATAGCAACCTCATCTTAGCAACACAATCCTCATGCACCAGACCTAAACCATACCATAGAAACATTAAGCACCTGAAGATCGTAGACGAGTTGGCTTGCTCACTAAGTTGAATGAGGCTTAAAGCATGTAATAGTTCAAATGCAAGAAAGACAAGAAATAACTCACCATAGCTTGTGAGTAAAGTGGCATTAGTCGCATGGAAATTCAAATATGCATCCAGCCTCTGAGTCACAAagatttttaaaagttgataCACCAGGGAATATTTAGCATCCTTCTCCAGCTGTGCCACAGCTGGCATATCTTGTAAATCACTCTGGTGCACAAAACAGAGAAGGAAATTGAGAAGGCCGATGTAAATGCTTGCTAGTAAACAAGCTAAATGGAGATTGTGTCAAACAGAGAATGCCAAAACAATAAACCAAAAATAGAATCATATCATACCTAAGGCACGACAATGAACTGATGAAGTGAGGATATAGTGCAGACACGTGCTTAAATTTAGTAAACATTGGAAAAAATGGTTCAGGAGAATAACGTTTGGCAACCACCTTAGATGCAAAAGTTCATAAAACTGCTTTCACCCAAGACTAATAAGACTGAACTCGGATCTGCTTCTAATATTTATGGACTCGtattgaatatttattcttcAGCTGAGCTCCAAAGATGGAGAGGGCAAAAAAAGCACTGTCGTGCTCGCAGCGAGGAACAGGAGAGAGAACCAAATAGTCCCAAACATAATTGCTTGAGAACTGATATAACGGAGTACTAtgtatttcaaaatttaatcaatcataaATGTTGCAGCATAGAGTGACTAGAGTCTTAACAAGAATTAGGTCTTTCTGACCATAATATGTAAGGGATGCTAGATAACTTTTCACAAAAGCTTTTGGGTCATAAGTGAACCTTCTAGACCATAATTAATCAAGACTTCTTTACTTCAGATTGTCTTTCATTGATTACAGTAAGAGAATGTGATACAGGATGGTTAACAATGAGAAATGAAATAGATAACTCCTTAGAAATGCAGGCAAAAAACATTTGCATAACTGTAAAGATATTGAAGTTTGAAAAACGCATACTTCTATTTCTGGAAATACAGAATTAATATCTGCTCAGAAATTGTCATTATATGCTCAAGGTAGGGCTCAAAGTCAAAGTTCATAACATGAAGTTCACTGCTTTTTGTATCAATAACAGCACATCCAGGCAATGTTtattatgattaaaatttgaaaGGATCAACTTGTTCCATTATTTGCACAAAGAGAAGAACTTTTTTTGTCTCGTACTAAATAATGTCAATAGGCACTTTTACATCGATGATGGCACAGGGTCAAGACAAAAAATTCTTGCATAAAAGACGTGATACATGAGCAACCAGAAGTCGCGACAACCAGGTAACGACATCCACAAAATATTATACCAACATAATTAGGGACATAATCAAGATCAAAAGCACAAAAAAGATGGATGAAGGTTTGTAACATTCACAACTGAAATCAAGCAGAATTTTACCTGAAACATATCAGGTGTCTTAACAAACTCAATAACAGCTCGAACAGCTTCTTCTTTAGCCTCATTAACAGTTGAGGCATCTTCGCCAGAAAAAGTAGCCAGATACTTGACAAGAAATTTAAAAGAGTCTTTTGCAGTACTGGAGAGACaggaattatttttttttatcatcagGAGATGACTACTTTCTtactacaaaaaaatatattgcaaATGTGTACAAAGCGAATCACTTATATTTCTAACCTCTTTGTCTCCTTCAATATATTAGAAACAGTGAGAAAGAGAGCTCTCTGGTCCGTCACTCCAAGATTCCACTCCCTGAGAAAGTTATCC
Proteins encoded:
- the LOC140879800 gene encoding uncharacterized protein: MSTVVPTSEEDPALSVVRFTAELSWGDAGPEVAESQVSRLLAEAEECMIQNRWLDLASLMLTSADVIFSKASEKDLECIYIVICNLVKKPESLDQVHEMAELIASKFTQQPNNKPALRLKILFNLYNLLENPYSRFFVYMKALNLAVSGNATEHVVPSFKKMDNFLREWNLGVTDQRALFLTVSNILKETKSTAKDSFKFLVKYLATFSGEDASTVNEAKEEAVRAVIEFVKTPDMFQSDLQDMPAVAQLEKDAKYSLVYQLLKIFVTQRLDAYLNFHATNATLLTSYGLVHEDCVAKMRLLSLVDLSTIESGRVPYTLIKDTLEIEGNEVELWVVKAITAKLMDCRIDQMNQVVIVSRCIERDFGHQQWQALRSKLGAWRGNISNVITTIQANKITEDGTQAVQGLAIR